The Candidatus Thermoplasmatota archaeon genome includes the window CGAGAGTCCCAAGTCCGGAAAGCGCGGGCGCGGCAAGCGTTGATCCCGCTTGCGCAAGGTTCGTATGGGCAAAGGCGGGTTCGCTCGCGATGCGACCGGCGGCGGCCACCCTTGCGACCGCGTTCCTTCTTCCCGCGCTTTCGGGCTGCGCGGTGCTGGACACGGTCACCGGGCCCGAGTACGCAAGCGTGGCCAAGGCGCAGGTCGCCGGCAGCTTCTCGCCGCTCAACGCGCCGGCTCGCGAGGAGGTCGTCACGTTCGAGGTGACGCCCGGCTCGACCGACCTTGCGATCCTCCTTCGCGTGACGTTCCACACGCCCGTCGTTCCTGCCCCGCCTCCCGTGCAGGGCCGCGCCGAAGCCTCGATCCGGGACCCGGCGGGCGCCGGCGAGTCGTTCGAATGGGACGCAAGCGGCGAACGGGACTTCTCGCTCCGTTCCCCGCGGACGGGCGCATGGTCCGTGCGGCTCTCCGCCACGGGCGAGGGCACCTACGAGATCCGCGCCACCGCGACGGAGCCGGTGCCGCGATGAGACCCCGCTTCGAGGCCGTTCTCTTCGACATGGACGGCACGCTCGTGGACCGCCACTCGAGCTGGGAATGGGTGCACCACAGCCTCGGGATCGACAACGAGGGGGTGCTGCAGGCGTTCCTGCGGGGCGAGTTCGACGAGGTGGAGTTCGTCCGGCGCGACCTCGCCCGCTGGAAGCAGGCGGGGCTCGGGCACCGGCGCGAGCTTGAGGCCACGCTCGCGAAGCTTGCGCTCATCGACGGCGCGAAGGAACTCGTCGCCGAGCTGTCGCGCCGCGGCACGAAGACGGCCATCGTCTCGGGCGGCCTCGACATCCTGGCCAAGCGCGTGTGCGAGGAGACCGGCATCGGCGCCTACCTTGCAAACGGCGTCCTTTTCGACCACGACGGGCGGCTGCTCGACGACGGGTTCGTGAACGTGCCGGTCCTCGACAAGGGCCGGCCCATCCCCCGTCTCCTCGCGGATCTGGGCGCAACGCCCGGCCGATGCGCGGCCGTGGGCAACAGCAGCCAGGATGTCCCCATGTTCCGCGCGGCGGGCTTTGGCGTCGCCTTCAACCCGAGCGACGACGACGTCCGCAAGGCGGCCGACGTGGTGGTGGAGGAGAAGGACTTGCGCCTGCTCATCCCGATCCTGACGTGAGCCGTTCAGGCGCCGACGGCGCGCTCGGAGACCTCGAGGGTCGTGGGCACCGGCGCGTCGACCGCGGAGGCCTGGTTGGGAAGCGCGCCCCAAAGCGCCGTCGCGCGGTAGCGGACCTCCTTGCCCACGCGCTCGCTCTGCACGAGGCCGGCCTCTTCGAGCTTGCGGAGGTGCCAGTGTGCCGCGGTGGGGCTCATGAGGAACTGCGCGCAGAGGGCGCGCTGGGGAACGTCCGGGTGGTCGCGGATGAACG containing:
- a CDS encoding HAD family phosphatase, with product MRPRFEAVLFDMDGTLVDRHSSWEWVHHSLGIDNEGVLQAFLRGEFDEVEFVRRDLARWKQAGLGHRRELEATLAKLALIDGAKELVAELSRRGTKTAIVSGGLDILAKRVCEETGIGAYLANGVLFDHDGRLLDDGFVNVPVLDKGRPIPRLLADLGATPGRCAAVGNSSQDVPMFRAAGFGVAFNPSDDDVRKAADVVVEEKDLRLLIPILT